One window of the Triticum dicoccoides isolate Atlit2015 ecotype Zavitan chromosome 3B, WEW_v2.0, whole genome shotgun sequence genome contains the following:
- the LOC119276127 gene encoding protein indeterminate-domain 7-like → MYHHHLQQQQQRGESEAAASADQDSSMSNLTTSASAFANPPPPPTPASNKRKRSLPGNPDPESEVVALSPATLMATNRFLCEICGKGFQRDQNLQLHRRGHNLPWKLKQRGSKEVVRKKVYICPEASCVHHDPSRALGDLTGIKKHFFRKHGEKKWKCDKCSKKYAVQSDWKAHSKICGTREYKCDCGTVFSRRDSFITHRAFCDALTEESNKAISGGGLPLPPIAHAQHHAMLYSPHDLMQQQHHHHHQELAAFQDQHHQVLQQHCNFDVKPEMQPWPTMPYDDVHHPLLQPLCSATAQSSATSVPTPTQQQQLPAAAAHLSATALLQKAAQMGATIGGAGAGGAGVHYTQMAGSATSATGSATFGLGLSCLSNQQMMSLARTASQGRSGEEGVASGGANDGMTRDFLGLRAFSHRDILGLAGFDSSCMGAAVNTAGNNTNMAPCYEPKQQGQPPQQQNSNEPWHGMGSHS, encoded by the exons ATGTATCATCACCAccttcagcagcagcagcagcgtggaGAATCGGAAGCAGCGGCATCGGCAGATCAGGACAGCAGCATGTCCAACCTCACCACCTCCGCCTCCGCTTTCGccaaccctcctcctcctccaaccccGGCCTCCAACAAGCGCAAGCGAAGCCTACCCGGCAACCCCG ACCCAGAGTCGGAGGTGGTTGCGCTGTCTCCGGCGACGCTGATGGCGACGAACCGGTTCCTGTGCGAGATCTGCGGCAAGGGGTTCCAGCGCGACCAGAACCTGCAGCTGCACCGGCGCGGGCACAACCTGCCATGGAAGCTGAAGCAGCGCGGGAGCAAGGAGGTGGTGCGGAAGAAGGTGTACATCTGCCCGGAGGCGTCGTGCGTGCACCACGACCCGTCGCGCGCGCTGGGCGACCTCACCGGGATCAAGAAGCACTTCTTCCGCAAGCACGGCGAGAAGAAGTGGAAGTGCGACAAGTGCTCCAAGAAGTACGCCGTGCAGTCGGACTGGAAGGCGCACTCCAAGATCTGCGGCACCCGCGAGTACAAGTGCGACTGCGGGACCGTCTTCTCCAG GCGGGACAGCTTCATCACGCACCGGGCCTTCTGCGACGCGCTCACCGAGGAGAGCAACAAGGCCATCAGCGGGGGCGGCCTGCCACTGCCACCCATCGCGCACGCCCAGCACCACGCCATGCTCTATTCGCCGCACGATCTGATgcagcagcagcaccaccaccaccaccaggagcTCGCCGCGTTCCAGGACCAGCATCACCAGGTCTTGCAGCAGCATTGCAACTTCGACGTGAAGCCGGAGATGCAGCCGTGGCCAACCATGCCCTACGACGACGTCCACCACCCGCTGCTGCAGCCGCTCTGCAGCGCCACCGCGCAGAGCTCCGCCACGTCCGTGCCGACGCCtacgcagcagcagcagcttccCGCGGCAGCCGCGCACCTGTCGGCCACAGCGCTGCTACAAAAGGCGGCGCAGATGGGCGCGACCATCGGCGGGGCCGGCGCTGGCGGGGCGGGAGTGCACTACACCCAGATGGCCGGCTCGGCGACCAGCGCGACCGGCAGCGCCACCTTCGGGCTCGGCCTCTCGTGCCTCAGCAACCAGCAGATGATGAGCCTCGCCAGGACCGCCTCCCAAGGCCGGAGCGGCGAGGAAGGCGTCGCCTCGGGAGGGGCCAACGACGGCATGACCAGGGACttcctggggctgcgcgccttctCGCACCGCGACATCCTCGGCCTCGCCGGCTTTGACTCGTCGTGCATGGGCGCCGCCGTGAACACGGCCGGCAACAACACCAACATGGCGCCCTGCTACGAGCCAAAGCAACAAGGACAGCCGCCGCAGCAGCAGAACAGCAACGAGCCATGGCATGGCATGGGTAGCCATAGCTAG